A segment of the Ammospiza nelsoni isolate bAmmNel1 chromosome 9, bAmmNel1.pri, whole genome shotgun sequence genome:
TTACTGCAGGGTTTGGAGGGATGTCCATCACATCCCTCGTGGATCTGCGgcccgggcaggggctgagagctgcctccctgctgggagctgctggcacggtggcagggtggcagcagcacGGCCCCCGTGGCAAGGAGGGACTCGAGGTGGCATCGGCAGCCTCGAGGAGCACGAGACAAAAGCTGTGTTTGCACAGCTTTTGGGCTGAAGTCTTTTGGGCTGAATCCATCATTCCAGCAGCCCTGATAGAGATCTCTCCTCTGGTTCTCTAAAAgcattaatattaataatgtCTTCCACAAAAGAGAACGTTCACTCGGATTGACCCCAGAACTTTCCTCCAATTAACCAAGACTCCTCCAGTCCCTACAAGTTGTACCCATTTGGCATTTCCCAGCAAGTGGGAAGTGAGGGGAGCAGGATGTGAGCAGAGGGCAGCACCCAggctggcacacacagctgccTGCCCACCCAGGACAGTGACACGTGTCCTGCACTCTCCATGCCAGCACACATTCACCTCAGCACGAGATGCTGCCCCTGCTCCGCTCACAGGCCAAGGAGTGCTGGATGCTGGACACACCTGGAACGGGGAGCACAACCTAAAGTCTCCTTCACCCCAAGGTCATTCCTTATTTACCAAAAAAGTCTCTTCCCAGGCCCTGCACCAAGTGCTGTTGGCTTTGCTGGAGCGTGGGGCAGGTTAGTGCAGCGTGCtcaccaggcagggctggcctcCTCCAAAACCCACCAAGGGCAGTGGGAATCTTCCCAGGGAATCTTCCCATGGAGCATTCCCACCTTCcccagctgggtttgggatgaGGCCCCAGGAGAAGGTGTGCAGAGAGCGTCAGCCCCCAGCGTGCTCCCGCTGCTCTGAACACTGCACCACCCTTCCTTAACCGGGTTACTCACGGGTTATCAGTGCTGCATtaaagaagggagaaaagaggCTCTGTTTCAACTGGCCTTTTAAtcaggaggggaaaagagggggaaaagaatgACTTCTCCAGCGATACAGAGGACATTCCACGTTAAAAGGCAGTTCTTTGTCTTCTGAATGGATGCTTACCCACCATTTACCCCAACAAACTGGAGATTCTTTTTGGTCCCATTGCCTCCTGCATGGAAACCACAACCTTTCTTTTTCATGATGGATTTAAGACTTGTGGTTGGAGAGTTTTCtaccaaaatacaaaataacagATTAATTAAGCAGATGTGCCATAATTAGCAATCATTATTCCCAACCTCAAGCAACAAGCCACGAATCATAATTGTAAACATCTTACGAGAGTCTTTTGATGTCTTGCAAAACTACAGATGCAGTTGGCCACAACCTGAACCTGCCCTGCCACCTTTAATACAGGTCTCAAATAACTCCAGGTCACTGGGAATATAAAGGAAGTGACTGGAAATTATGTATTTGTCCTATGAATATAAGTAGATGTtactggtttggtttttgaaggtttttttccccaggagctATGTATTGGAAAATTCCTACATAAATCTGCTATAATACTGCATGGATGAGTTTTTCAATTGGACTTTGAATAGTGTCTATATATTAAGGAATAAGTCACTTATCTATTTGCAagtcccttccctccctcccccagagAATAGGCATTGGATTCCCATCTTCATATaagctaaaattattttagatgaAGGTCTGTCAGTGGGGATAggtcttttcccagcctggttgCTCAGTTATTTTGACTGGTTTGGGTTCTGGAGAACTCCACACTGATTTACCCCCGATAAGCACCAGCCTCATATTTTAGCAAACTGAGATGTGCAACCCGAATAAAAAGAATGTTTATTTGATGGAACAGCCACCAGTGTGGCAGCTTTTGGAAGCTGATCTTGCATATAAACGAGCCACTGCTTTATGAGCTCCTACAtcattttgtttgcttttttccatgtcagaTCCATaacctgtgctgtgcagagatTTGCCTCTCTCATCATGCTTTGTCGAGACTATTCCTGATCTGACTGACAACAACTGTTCCACTACATCCCCCCTGCTCCACGCTGGAATAAATGGGAAAACATTTGGCCCGGACACATGGAAGCCTGTGCCAATATTATTTACCCAACTGTTGATAGTGCGTGTTGGAATTCTCCTTATCCACAGGGCCTTGTGAGGAGtaggcagagagcagggagtTCAGGGAATTAACTAATTGGTTCTGGATGGAGCTGAGCTTGGAGGCCGGCTGCTTGATGGCGCTGGCCAGCTCGGGGTAGCCGTGCTCCAAGCACAGCCattgctcctgcaggagctcctggatcTTTTTCACATATTGGCCAATGGGGTCAACAGCCGGGAGCTCCTCATGGCCAGGAgccccttcctcctgcagcccttcccgAGGTTCATCTTCTCCAAAGCCCGCCTTGCCGAGGGAGTTCTGGTGGTTCTGGTTGTGGTCTCCGGGGTGCTCGTGgatctgcagctgcctgaggcagggagcaggaggtcCGGCCTCCACACTGGCCTCACCAGCACGTCCCTGTGCCCGAGCACCCGCCgggccctgctccctgcacgcCTCCCCGGCCTGGGCACTCTCTGCCCTGAGGGTGCCGCAGCCGATGGATCTGGTGGAGAGCGGGATATTGACGTTGATGCCCTTGTCCTGGGCCTGCCGGAGCCCTGTCCCCTGCGAGAGCTCGGTGTTCACGGCGGCGTCCAGGCGCTGCAAGGCCCCGCTGCCCCTGCGCCTCCGCGGCTCAGCCTCCCTggccttctcctgccacagctgctcttcCAGCTCAGCTTTGGAGCTGGCCAGCAGCTTAAtgctcttctccttctcctggaTCTCACgatcctgctgctccagcactgccctgaccTGCTCGAGCTCCTCTTTCTTCTTggccagctgctcctccagctcagcGACCTGCTGCTTCAGCGCCGTGACCCCGCCGGGCTCTCCATGCTCAGGGGTACGGGGAGCACTGCTCTCCTTGTCCCCTCCAGCTCGGACATTCCTCTCCTCACTTTCCTTCAGCACGTTCAGATCCATCTCACTCACACTGAGCCCCCTTTCCGCAGGGCTCACGCTCTCCTCCGCCAGCCGGAGGGCAGCCGGCGCCGCTGCCTCAGCCCTGGCCAGGTCGGAGCCATCGGCGGCATCGCCCTCCTCGGCCCCGCTCTccaccagcacctgcagctgctggctctgccaggggggctgcaggggcagagccccGCCGGGCTGCCCCGCGGAGCCGTCCCGCTCCATCTCTCGCGGCGGGGCTGAGCCGCTGCCCTCCGAGCTGGGCCGGGAGGCGCTCTGGGGACCGCGGCAGGGCTGCGGAGGGCTCCGGAGGGGCGAGGGTGCGGCCGGGGGGCTGTGGCCGGGGGGCAGCGCCTCGGGCATGCTGGAGGCTCGCAGCAGCTGCGGCCGCGCCCTCAGCGCGTCCTGCGGCCGGGCCAGCTCCGCCTGAGGCCAGCCCAGCTCCGCCTGAGGCCAGCCCAGCTCCGCCTGCCGCCGCGCCTCCGCCAGCAGCGCCTTCCTCCGGTAGCTCGGCTCCTCGGGAGCTGCCCCGGCCGGCAGCAGGGCCCGCGGCGGCTCCTCGCCCAGGGACGCCTTTCgctgagggaaggagcaggtggAGGTCCAGCTCTTGCTGGGAGCGGCGGTGGAGCAGCCGCGGGAGCCGCTCTCGGGCAGGCTGAAGTTTCTGGGCAGGGTGTTGAATTTGGGCTGCTTGGCTCTGCGGTGGATGTGCACCCGCCTGATGGTGTTGCCTTTCTCGATGTCGTCCACGTACTTGAGGAAGTCCAGGTCCAAGTGGAAGCCGTAGGGTGTCTCCAGCGAGtaggggaggctgcggggctgcTCCCGGTCCCCGTCGGGTTTGGGCGGCTGGCCATCTGCTGAAACACCCccccagaaaaagaagaaattatccaattttgaaaaaaaaaaattgtttagaGCAGGGGGGagatgttttttctcttttcatctcAGTTTTGGGCAGGCAGCTCATTATTGTGGAGGCTCCTGGTGAAGCTGTGCAGACACACAGTGACACGCACCAAGCTCTGATCTGGTTTTCCAGAGGTGCATCAGGTAATTGTTGCACTGAGGAAGCCAAAAATTCCCTGAAATCATGGCTCTAATTGGCAATTAAGCAAACAGCAGGCtttgcaggcagagctgtgtaGGTACAGATAATAAATCTGGTGGATAATAAATCCAGCCCAATAATAGAATGTGGGATCAATCTATGACAATGATATTCTTCAAGGCTTTTGGTTTGGTTCGAACTTTTCAGCGGCGTAAGCAGCGCACACCAAGCAGGAAAATCATTGCCTCGCTTCACCTGCAGCCACCAGGTCACAAATTATTCCTTGAAAATGACGGCtctgggcagaggctgctgctcgGAGCCGCAGCCATGCAGAACACGCATCCCAAGGTGACCTGCTCAGCGCCAGCACAGCTCCTAACTGAGGCAAATCACCACTAGATGGGTGTCACTGTGTCTGCCcacccagccagcacagccaaacTGCCCCTGACCAGGGTCTCCCACTTTAACACAGCCATCTCCAGCCTGCAAACAGTCACAGCCCCCAAATTTCCACCTTGAGGGGGTTAACAGGTAAATTTCTGCACTTTTATGCAGCAAGTCCCTGAAATCACAGTGGTGTGGGCTGCTCTGCACCTCTGAGCACACGAGTTGGGctcagtgaggaggaggaggaggcagcagggcccATGGCTGACCCCTCTGTCTCCATCctggtgcagcagctggagaggacCAGGACAATTGGGAACAGATTttggtgctgctcagcacagagcgTCACTGAGATGCTGAGGGGCTGCCTGGGTGGGGAGCAGCACGTGGAAGGCAGGGGACAACACCACCGGGGTCATCCCAGGGCAcgggagcacagctggagggtgggagcagggatcTGTCACAGGGCATGGGAGGACAAATATGTGCTGATCTATAGCTGGGACCTGCTTTGCTGTGGTTTTTGAGAAATCTGCATAATAATGAACGATGCATTTTTCACCTCTTGGCCCCACATCTACAGAACAGGTTATTTACAGCAATTCTGGTAAGGAAATTACTCCATGGCTTGGTTGGGAGTCTTTCTAAAGGaataaatgaacaaataaatatCCTGTAGGTTCCATACCTTCTGTCTTCTCCATGGTGGGGTCTAACTGGGCTGTCACTTAAGCATCTTCTGACAAGGGCTGAGGAGTCGCTTCACccttggaaaaaagaaatggatactcctaatttaataaaataacaaagccGTGTGAACTTAATCTCTCCTTAAAGCCTTACAAGCCTTCAAAGGCCACCCCCCTCCCACTTCCCATCCTCTGCAGCCCAGTGGTGTCCAAGGCTTTGAAGCTGCTAAAATCAATAGCTCCTTTTCCAGAGGCAACAACTTGTGCTTGACAGACACATCCCAGGGAGCTGGTCCTGGTAAAACATCCCCTGCATTACAGAGGGTTTGACTGCCagcaaggacagacagacatttGGGATGGCTTGAGATCGATGGCACAGACTCCTGAGAGCTGGAGATATCCAACTTGATAAAAGCTCCCTGTCAACAGGGATATAAACTAGACACAGAAATGACTGGtttgcctttattttaaaatccataACGAGCAAAGATTCAAAATTTATGTTGAATCTCGCTCAAATGACAGCCATTACTTCAGAGCACGTCCCTACTGTTAAAAAGTAGGGATGTGCTTCACCAAATTGCACGGGACCACAGACAAATTGCTTTCACCTCAGGGAACAACTTCAGATGGAGATCTACCACAGCCAACACTGAGATCTTCACATCATTTCTGGGCTGTGGTACCAGAAATGGTAACAcatgtccagctccttcccatcATGTAGACACAGATGAGACCCTCCTGGAGCACAAGGAATTAAGGCTGGGAATGTCCAAGAAAGGTCCTGGGAGAAACTTCTCACCTCCAGGTCCTTTAGAAAGGCACAgagaggaggcagggaagggtgaAGGAGGTTGGGGCAGTTGGACATCACAGCTTGAGGCTCCGTGGCTTGTGTGAGAAGGACAACAACGCTCCGAGTGAGAAGGTCTGGTTTCAATTTCTGCTACAGAGGATGACAGGGGAGTTTCCTGAACAGTAGGTTGTTTGTTGATGATTCTCCTTACAGTATCTGGTTTGGTTCCTGGCCAGAGACGGCCCCACAGCTGCTTGGAagtccatccctgctcctccagtgCATCCCTGAGCTACGCAACACCCTCAGGGCAggaccagcagcacagagcctgtgctgagccagccccagctcacacCCATCTCATGGACCAAAACAACAGAGTCTGAACTCATTTTCTGCGTGCAGAGCTTTGCCTCAGCCAGGGCTTCAGCACTGACCACAGTTCCAGAGCTCCCCAGGAAGAGGCTCCAGCTGACCCTTACCTAAGACCAGCTAAAAAATGAAGTCAAATCCTGCTGTATTGTTACCACAGGACAttgccacatccctggaagtgtccaaggccagcttggacagggatctgagcaccctgggatggtggaaagtgtccctgcccatgggatgaggtgatcttcaaggtcccttccaacccaagccattctatgattctacaatGAATACTTTGAAAGATCAAAACCTTTTAAAGAAACAATCAATTGTCAATCCCATGAGGCATGTTTGTGGTCAATGTAGAGCCTTGATGAGAAGTCAGAAAGGTCCCAACCCAAGAAGAACATCAAAGCTCCCCAAAGCTCCTGCAGGGTGCCCACCCAGCACCTTGTGAGctgctggaaagctgctctAGTGCTCTCCAATAAACCACACTCCTTCTACAAAGGACCACTCCTTCTGTCTCCTCCTGCCAGAGAACAGCACGTgccaaaacaaacaccaaccTCTTTCTCAAATGTTGTTTCTTCCCCTTAATTTTCCGACTGCAGCCAATTCCAGCCTGACCAGCTACACTCCACTCTTCCAGGTCATTTATTCAGAAGGAGGGGGGGAAAGCCAGTGAATAGGATGGTTTTTAATATCTAGATAATTGCATTTGGATCATTTATGAGCTGGCTGGGTCCCAACTCTGCAGCCCAAACTGATACTATGACTACTCTCCTTTGACCAATCTACTTCAAAATCGCCTCGTAAAAGGATGCTGAATGTCCCCAACCAGCTTGCTGATGTTCTCCTGCCCCCTCCGGGGCAGCTCAGGCATGGAGAAGATGGCTTAGAGCCAAAAATGTGCCTCTTTGgaccccacagctgctctcccaTGCCTGTCCCtaagaaaaatgagattaaaatataaaaagtcATCTGCCAGAAGTAGGAGACCCTTACACCAGGGTCCATAATTTGAGGCAGGGTAACAGTTTTAGGTGTGTCTCCATCCTGCTGAAACCTGTTAGCCTGACCCTCTGCCAGGTTCTATACTTGCTGAGTTTTCTCTAGTAAATGAAATTGaagaacatttctttttctccccatgCATCGCTGATCCTTACCTTTGCTACACAGTGGGGAGGATTAATCCAGATTGGAATTAGGCTGTTTTTCTCAAGGCAGgaataaatacatacagaaatGGAAACGGAGAAGCCAAATATGTGAGAAGgcaacagcacagagcagagtaGTATTATTCCTGGGGGCAGGGACAATGCACTGTCTTTTTAACCAGCCTGGACTCAAGCACTGGCTCTTTACACTCACATTTAACCCCTCTCTCACTCCATCCCACTTGCCAGGCAATGTGAGCAGCTCCCCCATCcaccccagccagcaggaaggagagCACCACGACACCCCCaaacatttaaattacaaaTGAACTCAACCACATACCACAAATCCCCACAAAATCCATTCTCCCAGAGCATCTTGCTAGTAATTTTAACTGGGAAACAGTTAACCCTGAGCCTATAAATAACAAGATAACCCACCAGCACGTTAGCACAGTCTGGTTAGCTGTAACACAACGCGatctgagctgtgcctgtctgttctcctgcactgcagcagcagctccagcacttgGTGGTGAAAGGAAAAACTGGTTAGCAAAGCGTTTTGTCAGGTTACCTGCTCAGGCTGGCACCCACAAACCCcccggggagcagcagctctcgCCTCCCTCCACAGCATCTTCTCCCATTCGAAGGGCTCGGAGCAGCGAGCGCAGCGTGGCTGGaccccagcctgctccagcagccacaaACTTGGTCAGCTGAGCTGTGACCTTGCTCAGAAAGCAAACACAAGTTTAAACCAAGAAGCACAAAAGAGGGATTGATTTTCCGGCAGAGCAGCCCACGGCTCTCGGATGACCTTTGCGAGGACAGTTCAATCCCGGTGCACAAAACGAGTTACTTTTCCACGGAATAGTTCTTTTTCCCAGAAAACACCGAGCACCAAGCGCTGCCCGGGCTGTCGAGGAGGGTGCTGCCTTATCAGGGCTGATAATTGAAGAGAGAGTCAATAATTAACGGCGGCGTTGCTGCTGTACCTGATGCTGCGGCTGCAGCGCTCCGCATGCCGCACCTCCGGGCTGGAGCATTAGCAATTCCAGGAGCGCCTCTCCCGAGGAAACGCAGCCGCGACTCGCCGGCGGCAGCccggggcagctgcaggagggctgcgTGTCCCCAGATCCTCCGTGcggagcaggcacagccccccGTCCCTGTCGCCGTGTCCATCCATGCGCAGCGCACGGGATGGGCGGCGCGGGCAGGGGTGTCCCGGTGGGGACAGTGCCACTCTCCGCATCAAACTCTCCAGCCCTCGGCTCTGGGGTTATCCATCCCAACttccagctggcagagcagacgctggcacaggctgcccagagcagctgtggctgtccctggatccctggaagtgcccaaggccaggctggacaggcttggagcagcctgggatagcagaaagtgtccctgcccatggcaaggggtggaaCGAGATTTaagggctttaaggtccctcccaacccaaaccagtctgggattctgtgattttgggcAGGGTGGCTCAGTGATGGGCAGAGTGCCCGTCCCAAGCCTGTCTTGCATTGGCATTCCCCTCGGGCATCCTGGATTGCTGCccctccaggctggcagcagggacaaaTCCCTCAGTCCCTGCACAGAACTCGCCAGAGCCTCATGCTTGCAAAGGCCgaggggctcagggctgcaaaactcttccagggctgggaaagcaaATCCTGGGAAGTGGAGGCatcccctgggagctggggggtCTGCTGGGGGCTCTCACCAGGGACTCCCATcactgagcagccccagcacctttCCCATGgctgaagagcagcacagccccagtcTCATGCTGGGGAGGAAAACCGCATCTTGTGGTGTGcgagagcagagctgctggcgctgctccagctccctgcacccCCCAGCCGGGACTTTAACACATTAACTTTGAAGAAAAGCAGACAAGTTTTGCCTGTGCAGGAAGCAGAGTATCTGGAGGCACAGAGGGCCAGCAGGGTTTGTCCTTTTGCCAGCCCCTCCCCGAGGCACGGATGGGTTAAACTTCCTACCCGAGGAATGAGGAATCATTGAAATTCCGCCTTTCCCAAACTCTGCCTTTCCCACGCGGCTCCGTCCCACACCGCGCGGGGCCGTGGCTTTCTGCTTTCACAAGCAATTACTGAGCCTCAGCTTCCAAACCAGCTCCAGGGCACGCTggctccttttcccttttctgctgAATTCCTCTGCTTTAGTTACGCTCGTGTGTCTCTTCTGAGCCGCTTGTGTTCTCCAGGCAAAGCAGCACAACAGGAAAACACACGTATTTCTATATGATGCTGATTTTAAAGGCATTCTGAGAGAATTGTTGGGTTTTCCCACTGGACAGAGCTAGCAGGAAGCTTTAATTTGGAGCATTTCCTTATTGCAATTACCCACATACGAGCTACAGTTGTTCCCACATTTAATCCCTCCGGAACTGAAGAAGTCTGTGACCCCTTAAATAAGCTTTTAATCGGGAGCTACGAAGGGAAGGAGTCAAAACattcaaattaattaattatggCCTGGTGCTTGATGGATTTACATCCAGCCTCTGATAGCTTTGCCCAAGGGGGTTACTGCAGGGTGGGaagtggggaaggggctcacCAAGATTGTCCCCCAAGCATGAGAACTGAGGTCATGGCctgaaagtgctgctgctgcctcacatCAGGCACCAAGCTGCCGGCGGCCTTGCTCTGCTCCCATGGATGAGAGGAACCAGACGGCTCTGAAGTGGCTCGAGAGCCATCCCATCCACCCCCCTGGCCacccctgctgcctccctgatgctggcagggctgctgccctcctctccccacagaGAATCCCTGTGGGATGGCAGGGTTGGGCTTCaccccctctcctctccaccaCGGGCCCtttcaggttggaagggacaacTGAGATCATCCAgggccacctccctgctccagcagggtcaCCCCAGAGCACTCTGCTCAGGAGCGTGTCCAGAGgggtctggaatatccccagtGAGAGAGAGACTCCACAGCCTTTCTGGACAATGTGCCCAGTGCTTGGTCACTTCCCAGGGAAGTTCTGCCTCACATTCAGGTGGAAATTCCCGGGAATCATTTTCTGCCCATTCCTCCTGTCCCattgctgggcaccactgaggctgagcagagcctggtccaTCCTTGTCCATCTGACACCTCCCTCTGGATACTCATACCCATGGATGGGGTCCCTGCTCACTTATCTCTTCTCAATACTGACCAGGCCCAACTCTCAGAGCCTTTCCTGGGCACggagatgctccaggcccttcctCATCTCCACAGCCCCCACTCAGGAGCTCCCTCTcatcctgaggagcccagagctggactcaGCACTCAGATGTGCcccacagggctgagcagaggggcaggatcaccccAGGGTGACCCACAGACAGGGCTGGCCCTTGGCACCCAAAGGGTTACACCCAAACCTGCTCCATCCGGGCAGTCTGGATTGCACAACAGCCCCGGCTGCAAATGGACATACCAGGAATAAAAATGGCCTCTCGGGGAATATTTGTTGTAGGGATTTTTCAATTCTGTTTTCActgcaaaggaagaaaaataagccACTTCCAGTCTGCTGGGGACCTGCACACGGGTGGGATCTCTGCTGTGatcctctgcctgctggcacagccatgggAAGGAGTTTCCCtccaggagaaaagaaaagaggctTGAAAACTTTGTGGGATTAAATAAATACCTAGttaaataaaagcagtttaaagTCCTGGTTTGCACTGCAAGGAGTTGTCATGAGGTTTCCCTAAGTGAGAGCAAACAGGGTTGCTGCTGGATGAGATCTGAGTCCTGGGAGCCCACCAGCCACCTTCCCACGGGTGTCTGGCATCACAAAATCACCACTGCCAGTGGtcctgtgccccacagcaccCCTTGGAACAGCAGCTTGAGGGGGCAGAAGGCAGCTGAGCAGACCCAGAATTAAAGTGGGGACACCAGACAATGCCTGAGGCACTGCTAcaaacccagcagcaccaggagggaaAGTTCCCAAGCTGGAtccatcccagcctgcagccacaccacagagctgggcaggcctccctctgtgctgaggcacagcaggacTGGATTTAGGATGCAAAACCTGTTACTTATGGGAAGAGCCTTCAGCCTGGGGCCAGTGGATGGTTTCAGCACATGGCTGATGACAATGGGACCTTATTGCACCCCAAGAGAAACCTCCCTTGGCTGTTGCCTGCCCGGGGcatctccagagcagagctgggagctggaagcAATTTGGGAGTGCTGGAGAGGGAcgagctctccctgcagcccatcagTGGCTGAGGATGGAGAGGTCCAGGCTGGCTCCCACCCCCTCTGCAcaaaaagcaggaggaggagcagctggggctggagctgggggctgtgcacATGGAAAACATCCTGGAGGCGTGTGGGGCCTCCCCGGGGTCTGAACCGGAGGGTTCACAAGGAAGCTGAATAATGAACCCTGCACCACTCCATAAAGGAGGGGATCCCTTTCAGCAGCCCCTGGGTGTGCAACCCTTGGTACTTAACCAGCCATTTCAGGCCCTTTTCCTCCCCAAAGTCTGTAATAAAGCTGTGTGCATTCTGATTTTATTAAAGCTGCTCGTTGCTGTCTAATAAATGTTATGAGCTTCCTGCCAGCATTTCCATTAGAGACGGGTCAGACCTGGAGGTATCAGATATCCAAActctctccctcctttctgGCTTACCAGGAGGGGAAAACGATCACATTCACCCCCTCCTCTGATAACCTCTTTTCTGACTGACCTTCAGCTCATTCCAGCCACAGACTCACAAAAGCCGTGGTCAATTCTTGTGATTTTATCCCGTGCCTTGAAAGCTGTGGTGTTTTCCCTAAAGTCTTCTTTCCCAGAGCCAGGCGAGCACAAAAAAGCACCCAAAGCCCTGAAACAAAAGTGCTCCACAGTCAGAAGGCAGACAAAAATCCGAGGTGCCTCGTTGCTAACATTTACTCTTCTCTTTGCCTGAATCCCACAAGTTTTGAGGGAAAACAATGAAATCCTGCTATGGCTGCTGGTCTGTCCCTCCTTGACCTTGGGACAAGTCAAGCTTTGCTGCCACTGTTACTGAGTAACTCCCACGTGGTCA
Coding sequences within it:
- the KANK4 gene encoding KN motif and ankyrin repeat domain-containing protein 4 isoform X2, with the protein product MPEALPPGHSPPAAPSPLRSPPQPCRGPQSASRPSSEGSGSAPPREMERDGSAGQPGGALPLQPPWQSQQLQVLVESGAEEGDAADGSDLARAEAAAPAALRLAEESVSPAERGLSVSEMDLNVLKESEERNVRAGGDKESSAPRTPEHGEPGGVTALKQQVAELEEQLAKKKEELEQVRAVLEQQDREIQEKEKSIKLLASSKAELEEQLWQEKAREAEPRRRRGSGALQRLDAAVNTELSQGTGLRQAQDKGINVNIPLSTRSIGCGTLRAESAQAGEACREQGPAGARAQGRAGEASVEAGPPAPCLRQLQIHEHPGDHNQNHQNSLGKAGFGEDEPREGLQEEGAPGHEELPAVDPIGQYVKKIQELLQEQWLCLEHGYPELASAIKQPASKLSSIQNQLVNSLNSLLSAYSSQGPVDKENSNTHYQQLENSPTTSLKSIMKKKGCGFHAGGNGTKKNLQFVGVNGGYETTSSEEDTSCEDSDTETEDRAGDVEPEQDGRESRGPSSGEKREEEDDDDDEQEASAGAAPCSQHQAHRCKPSEDFLAACQLLSEHLPEISSRSNQHLPVLGSISREWFQVSSHKASRPEVVAAYLEALGDIQPQLLETVVNLPDRNGNTALHYSVSHSNFQVAKLLLDTGKCCLDLQNRAGYTAVMLTPLAAPETRQDMEVVMRLLQEGDVNLRAAQGGQTALMLGVSHDRDDMVRALLACRADVNLQDEEGSTALMVACRQGNADMVRLLLAQPGCLVTLTDKGGNSAVSLAHGDIAALLRAHIELSPSLPL
- the KANK4 gene encoding KN motif and ankyrin repeat domain-containing protein 4 isoform X1 — protein: MEKTEADGQPPKPDGDREQPRSLPYSLETPYGFHLDLDFLKYVDDIEKGNTIRRVHIHRRAKQPKFNTLPRNFSLPESGSRGCSTAAPSKSWTSTCSFPQRKASLGEEPPRALLPAGAAPEEPSYRRKALLAEARRQAELGWPQAELGWPQAELARPQDALRARPQLLRASSMPEALPPGHSPPAAPSPLRSPPQPCRGPQSASRPSSEGSGSAPPREMERDGSAGQPGGALPLQPPWQSQQLQVLVESGAEEGDAADGSDLARAEAAAPAALRLAEESVSPAERGLSVSEMDLNVLKESEERNVRAGGDKESSAPRTPEHGEPGGVTALKQQVAELEEQLAKKKEELEQVRAVLEQQDREIQEKEKSIKLLASSKAELEEQLWQEKAREAEPRRRRGSGALQRLDAAVNTELSQGTGLRQAQDKGINVNIPLSTRSIGCGTLRAESAQAGEACREQGPAGARAQGRAGEASVEAGPPAPCLRQLQIHEHPGDHNQNHQNSLGKAGFGEDEPREGLQEEGAPGHEELPAVDPIGQYVKKIQELLQEQWLCLEHGYPELASAIKQPASKLSSIQNQLVNSLNSLLSAYSSQGPVDKENSNTHYQQLENSPTTSLKSIMKKKGCGFHAGGNGTKKNLQFVGVNGGYETTSSEEDTSCEDSDTETEDRAGDVEPEQDGRESRGPSSGEKREEEDDDDDEQEASAGAAPCSQHQAHRCKPSEDFLAACQLLSEHLPEISSRSNQHLQPVLGSISREWFQVSSHKASRPEVVAAYLEALGDIQPQLLETVVNLPDRNGNTALHYSVSHSNFQVAKLLLDTGKCCLDLQNRAGYTAVMLTPLAAPETRQDMEVVMRLLQEGDVNLRAAQGGQTALMLGVSHDRDDMVRALLACRADVNLQDEEGSTALMVACRQGNADMVRLLLAQPGCLVTLTDKGGNSAVSLAHGDIAALLRAHIELSPSLPL